The following nucleotide sequence is from Gordonia jinghuaiqii.
GGCCATCTCGGCCAGTGAGAAGGCGATCGCCTGATGCTCGGCGATCGGCTTGCCGAACGTCGAGCGCTGCTGGGCGTACTTCACGCCGAGTTCGAAGGCGCGCTGGGCGATTCCGCAGGCACGTGCGGACACGTTGACGCGGCCGACCTCGACTCCGTCCATCATGTGGCCGAAGCCGCGGCCCGGTTCGCCGCCGAGGATGTCGGTGGCCTCGGCGCGGTAACCGTCGAAGATCAGCTCGGTGGTGTCGATGCCCTTGTAACCCATCTTGTCCAGCTTGCGCGGGATGGTCAGGCCGGGCAGCACCTCGCCGAATCCGGCCGGTTTCTCCACCAGGAACGTCGTCAGGTTCTTGTGCGGCTTGTCGTGACCTTCCTCGGTGCGGACCAGCGCCGCGACGAGGGTGGAGCTGCCCCCGTTGGTCAGCCACATCTTCTGGCCGTTGATGACATATCCGCCGTCTCCGTCCCGCTTGGCGGTGGTCTTGATCGCCGCGACGTCGGAACCCAGCTCGGGCTCGGACATCGAGAACGCGCCGCGCACCTCTCCGGTCGCCATCCGCGGCAGGAAACGCTGCTTCTGCTCGTCGGTGCCGTGCTGGCGAACCATGTAAGCGACGATGAAGTGGGTGTTGATGACACCGGAGACGCTCATCCAGCCGCGGGCCAGTTCCTCGACGCACAGCGCGTAGGTCAGGAGAGATTCGCCCAGGCCGCCGTATTCCTCGGGGATCATCAGCCCGAACAGACCCATCTCGCTCATCCCGTCGACGATCGCCTGCGGGTATTCGTCGGCGTGCTCGAGTTCCTGCGCATTGGGGATGATCTGCTTGTCGACGAACGACCGGACGTTGGCCAGGATCTCCGTCTGGATCTCGGTGAGTCCCAGGGTCTGCGCGAGGCGGGTCATGGTGGTGAGTTCTCTCCGGAGGTCGTCGGCGGTGCGGATCGCACCGGGTGGCGGATGCTGCGTGGGACAGAGGAGTGGTCCCCGAGTCTCAGCATGCACGCAGAGGAGGCAGGGGAGTAGACGGTGTTGCGCTAACGGTCCGATAGCGCGAGCCAATGAGACCGAGCCAACGAAGCGGAGCCATGAGACGGTGGCGATACACCTAACCCTCCGATA
It contains:
- a CDS encoding acyl-CoA dehydrogenase family protein, producing the protein MTRLAQTLGLTEIQTEILANVRSFVDKQIIPNAQELEHADEYPQAIVDGMSEMGLFGLMIPEEYGGLGESLLTYALCVEELARGWMSVSGVINTHFIVAYMVRQHGTDEQKQRFLPRMATGEVRGAFSMSEPELGSDVAAIKTTAKRDGDGGYVINGQKMWLTNGGSSTLVAALVRTEEGHDKPHKNLTTFLVEKPAGFGEVLPGLTIPRKLDKMGYKGIDTTELIFDGYRAEATDILGGEPGRGFGHMMDGVEVGRVNVSARACGIAQRAFELGVKYAQQRSTFGKPIAEHQAIAFSLAEMATKVEAAHLMMVNAARLKDSGERNDVAAGMAKYLCSEYCAEVTQASFRIHGGYGYSKEFEIERLMRDAPFLLIGEGTSEIQKQIISKGLLREYREK